From a region of the Eretmochelys imbricata isolate rEreImb1 chromosome 6, rEreImb1.hap1, whole genome shotgun sequence genome:
- the LOC144265526 gene encoding interferon-induced transmembrane protein 1-like: MDNTPYTFPARSNQPFPNHNYEHLKEESEIGVVPPGATVSSTVISMHPYLPPPSDHIIWSIFSTLYVNFCCLGFMALVFSVKARDRKVVGDHSGASSYGSTAKCLNIMALGLSLLLLVLVIILVATGVIAVTHAMHPGD, encoded by the exons ATGGACAACACCCCGTACACCTTCCCGGCCCGCAGCAACCAGCCCTTCCCAAACCACAACTATGAGCACCTGAAGGAAGAGAGTGAGATCGGAGTGGTCCCTCCAGGGGCCACCGTCAGCTCCACGGTTATCAGCATGCACCCgtacctgccccctcccagcgACCACATCATCTGGTCCATCTTCAGCACCCTCTATGTGAATTTCTGCTGCCTCGGCTTCATGGCTCTGGTTTTCTCCGTCAAG gccagggatCGTAAAGTCGTCGGCGACCACAGTGGCGCAAGCAGCTACGGCTCCACTGCCAAGTGCCTGAACATCATGGCCCTGGGCCTGTCCCTCCTCTTGCTCGTCCTCGTCATCATCCTCGTGGCAACAGGGGTCATCGCTGTCACACACGCAATGCATCCTGGAGACTAG